TTCAATTTGGCGGGCACTCGCATCGGCAACCTTATTGGCATTGGCTTCTTCGGCATTTGTTAAGCGATTAACTGAATTTTTGATGTCCCGCATAATCCGGACATCTTCAAATTGCAGCATGCTATTTGTCGCCCCAATCAACTGCAGAAAATCCGCAATCTTTTCGGCTTCCTTCAAATATACAATATAACCGGAGCGGCGTTCAGTAATCTTCGCATTCAAATCGTATTCATTCATCAACTCAGCTAACTGCGCATTATGTGCTTGGTATAATGAATAAATTTCCAAGTGGTACCGGCTTGTTTCAGGATTATTGACTGAACCGGCTGCTAAGAATGCGCCCCGCAAATATGAACGTTTTTCCGAATCTTTTCGTAACAATTCTAATGGCACAGTTTCATTAATTTCAAAGCCTTGCATGATTTTTAATTCATCCAAAACTTCATTCACATTGTGAGTTAAACGCACAATATATAAATTATTCTTTTTTAACTTCATTTGGCGGCGCACAATCACTTCAGATTCAGCATGAAAAAATTGCCGCAGTAGCGAATAAATTCGCCGGGCAGTTGATGCATTCTCGGTTTGGACATTTAGAATAAACTGCCGATTGCTCAAACCCAAGGCGCCGTTCATTCGGATCAACGCTGAAAGTTCTGCTTTCCCGTTGCCCTCATGTACGTCAAGACTCGTTAATTCTTTTTTGACGTCGCTGGCGTATGACATGACAATTCATCCTTTCGTTGTTAATTTTCTTGCTTTAATTCTTGGCGTGTAGAATTTTCATTAATTCTTCTACGACTCGTTTGCCATCGTGGAAAGCACCATTATCACGAAGTTCTAAGAGATCAGCTTCCACTTCCGTGATATGCAGGTCATCGAATTCACTCGAATCATGCCGGACTTGCTTAGAAACTTCGCTCCACCGTTGCCAATCAATGTATTCTTCAGGAACTGCAGCGACGTTGACGATTGTGTGTGTAATCACATCGGCGCCAACGTGCTCATTAATCACGCGGGCGTGGTCGGCGTCAGAGAAATTATCAGTTTCCCCTTTTTGGGTCATGATGTTTGAGATATACACAACATCAGCCCGCGTCGTCCGTAACGCCAGCGCCACTTCTTGAATCGTCAAGTTCGGCAAGATACTGGTGTACAACGACCCCGGTCCTAAAATAACCTGATCGGCATTCGCAATCGCGGTCACGACTGACGGAACTGCTTTGGCAATTTTATTCTTAGAATCAGGTTGGGGCATCACCCACACTTTTTCGATGGTTTTATGGGCATGCGTGATTTCCGCTTCACCAATCATGGTCGTGCCATCAGTAAATCGAGCATGCAATTCCAACGGTTCATTAGCGACAGGATAAACATGGCCTTTAACCGCCATCATTTTACTGAGCTTTTGCACCGCCTCAAAAATGTTCAAATCCATTTCTTGCATGGCGGCAATAATTAAATTACCGATACTATGACCAGAAAAGAAATCATCATCCGACTTAAATCGATATTGGAAGACACGTAAAAAATCTTCATCTAATTCTGACATGACCGCCATCACGTTACGAATATCACCAGGTGGTACGACGTTAATATAATTTCGTAGTGCGCCGGATGAGCCTCCATCGTCGGCGACCGTCACAACAGCTGTGATATCGACATTTTCATGCCGCAACTCCCGCAAGATTACTGGTAGCCCGGAACCGCCACCGATAATTACGATTTTTTTCTTCATGAGCGAACACTCGATTCCTTACGCAATTCAATATCACGGTGGGTTACCCGGGTTTTGTATTGCCCTTCGAGGGCGCGCCCAATTCGTTCAGCAAAAGCCACTGACCGGTGTTGACCACCAGTACAGCCGACTGCAATTACTAACGAAGTTTTACCTTCCGTAATATAACGTGGAATTGTCAATTCCAAGAGCTTCAAATATTGGACAAAAAATTCTTCTGCCCCATCAGTTGCCATCACGTAATCATAAACCGCTTGATCGAGCCCTGTTAAATCACGGAGCTTTTGATCATAGAACGGATTCTTCAAGAAACGGACATCCCACACAATATCAGCGTCCAAAGGCAGGCCGTATTTGAAACCAAATGACATCACCTGCAAATTAAACGGTGCTTTGTGTTCACCATTACTGAATTTTTCAAATAACATCTTCCGCAATTGTCGTGATGACAAGTCCGTGGTATCAACCACCACTTTGGCGCGTTTTTTAATTGGTTGTAATATTTCGCGTTCTTTTGCTAAACCTTCAACCACCCGACCATCTTGCGCCAGTGGGTGTTGCCGCCGTGATTCTTTATAACGGGCGACGAGTTCTTGATCAGTCGCATCAAGGAAAAGCGTGTCGGCGTTCAATTGTTCACTTTTTAATAGATCGGCAATGTTGCCAATTAAACTAAGTGAGCGCACATCCACTACGAGCGCAACGTTTTGCACTGATTGACTGGTTTGCACCATTTCAAAAAATGGGCTTAATAATCCGGCTGGTAAGTTATCCGTTGTTAGAAACCCCATGTCTTCAAATGCTTGCATCGCAACCGTTTTTCCGGCACCACTCATCCCGGTCACAATCACAATTTGTCTTTTTTTATCCATGTTATTACCTCCAATTGATATACCAATATGTATCTCTTAATTATACTATATCTTCCGCGCTTTAGCGTTGCCCTAAGTGCAAACATTTTTGAAATAAAAATTGGCAGAATATCAAGCGTAGCACTTGCATCTCTTACAAAAAGTAAGTATACTTATTTTTTGTAAGTTTAACAAACAAATTCATGACAATCTTTGAAATTTGTTTAACAGACATAATAAACGAAAACAGAGGATACCAAACTATGGCAGAACGAATGGATGTTTCAAGTGCAAACCGCAAGCTTAAGAGCCCTAACATCAAGACTCGCAAGCGCGCGTTGAAGGCGTTACACGATGATCGCCGTGCAAAGTCTAACAAGAAGTAAGCACTATGCAAATCAGTGACTGTACGACCTATATTGCGTCAGACTAAAAAAACTTTTACCCAACCCAAGTGGTTAGCGTAAAAGTTTTTTTGTTTTTGTGTATTATTTTTCCCAATTGATGGGGTCATACGTCAACGTATACAAAGTTTGGTGGTGGAAATTAATCACCTGGCGCAAATCAAAACCAATTCGCTGATAGAATTTCGCTTGGGGACCAAATGATTCCACTACGTAATCGGTAAGTTCCAGATAGCGCATTACTGCTTTAAGTAGTTCGTGGCCTGCACGTT
This is a stretch of genomic DNA from Periweissella cryptocerci. It encodes these proteins:
- the whiA gene encoding DNA-binding protein WhiA codes for the protein MSYASDVKKELTSLDVHEGNGKAELSALIRMNGALGLSNRQFILNVQTENASTARRIYSLLRQFFHAESEVIVRRQMKLKKNNLYIVRLTHNVNEVLDELKIMQGFEINETVPLELLRKDSEKRSYLRGAFLAAGSVNNPETSRYHLEIYSLYQAHNAQLAELMNEYDLNAKITERRSGYIVYLKEAEKIADFLQLIGATNSMLQFEDVRIMRDIKNSVNRLTNAEEANANKVADASARQIENINLIASEIGLSSLPVKLRDMAETRLAHPDVSLGELGNYVPGGAISKSGVNHRLRKINEYAENLRSGLPLPGSKSRK
- a CDS encoding gluconeogenesis factor YvcK family protein, whose amino-acid sequence is MKKKIVIIGGGSGLPVILRELRHENVDITAVVTVADDGGSSGALRNYINVVPPGDIRNVMAVMSELDEDFLRVFQYRFKSDDDFFSGHSIGNLIIAAMQEMDLNIFEAVQKLSKMMAVKGHVYPVANEPLELHARFTDGTTMIGEAEITHAHKTIEKVWVMPQPDSKNKIAKAVPSVVTAIANADQVILGPGSLYTSILPNLTIQEVALALRTTRADVVYISNIMTQKGETDNFSDADHARVINEHVGADVITHTIVNVAAVPEEYIDWQRWSEVSKQVRHDSSEFDDLHITEVEADLLELRDNGAFHDGKRVVEELMKILHAKN
- the rapZ gene encoding RNase adapter RapZ, giving the protein MDKKRQIVIVTGMSGAGKTVAMQAFEDMGFLTTDNLPAGLLSPFFEMVQTSQSVQNVALVVDVRSLSLIGNIADLLKSEQLNADTLFLDATDQELVARYKESRRQHPLAQDGRVVEGLAKEREILQPIKKRAKVVVDTTDLSSRQLRKMLFEKFSNGEHKAPFNLQVMSFGFKYGLPLDADIVWDVRFLKNPFYDQKLRDLTGLDQAVYDYVMATDGAEEFFVQYLKLLELTIPRYITEGKTSLVIAVGCTGGQHRSVAFAERIGRALEGQYKTRVTHRDIELRKESSVRS
- a CDS encoding putative metal homeostasis protein — protein: MAERMDVSSANRKLKSPNIKTRKRALKALHDDRRAKSNKK